The following proteins are co-located in the Streptomyces bottropensis ATCC 25435 genome:
- a CDS encoding RNA polymerase sigma factor — protein sequence MDGRQWRSTIAAAQAGDRRALDELVAGWLPLVYNIVGRALNGHADVDDVVQETMLRAVDNLDTLRDPDSFRSWLVAIAMRQIRDRARRRTADRLDAADADARGAADFAELTVLRLQLEGQRKEVAEAVRWLDDEDRQLLSLWWLEVAGELTRRELAAAVGISRQHAAVRVQRMKARLETARGIVRALDSSCSDLGRVTARWSGRPDSVWRKRIARHIRDCARCDGDAVPGEVVVPAERLLVGLALVPVPVGFTLSLAFGGKTAAAATVATASAGWSAKVLGVLTKPAVAVTAGATMVAGGAYVVTQPPGERHPQVAPTALSTARAPVAAAPRAPAPTASRSASPPPSLSASPSATEKADPYGTVVDAVDRAPDPDTPPAALPRRPESGITSSGGPRTVMNHRGERVTFTGEGYVLVRWQISPQYRPGGLVMPSWTGLKGRLFHVASGGGRRMDDPVSADGRTSGMGGPATGYTVLPDGTQQMWQNEFFYLDGTVTVTQNERGADYGITVAPSTWTAVTEDLAHGPDRGAIRYGLVRDNGKDSAPVPQYVTREEPQDPATVAQRSRV from the coding sequence GACCGGCGCGCCCTCGACGAGCTGGTCGCGGGCTGGCTGCCCCTCGTCTACAACATCGTCGGCCGGGCTCTCAACGGTCACGCCGACGTCGACGACGTCGTGCAGGAGACCATGCTGCGCGCGGTCGACAACCTCGACACGCTGCGCGATCCGGACAGCTTCCGCTCCTGGCTGGTCGCGATCGCGATGCGGCAGATACGGGACCGCGCGCGCCGCCGCACCGCCGACCGGCTCGACGCCGCCGACGCCGACGCCCGCGGCGCGGCGGACTTCGCCGAACTGACCGTGCTGCGACTGCAGTTGGAGGGCCAGCGCAAGGAGGTCGCGGAAGCCGTCCGCTGGCTCGACGACGAGGACCGCCAACTGCTGTCCCTGTGGTGGCTGGAGGTCGCCGGCGAACTCACCCGGCGCGAACTCGCCGCCGCCGTCGGCATCAGCAGACAGCACGCCGCCGTCCGCGTGCAGCGGATGAAGGCCCGCCTGGAGACCGCGCGCGGCATCGTGCGCGCCCTCGACTCCTCCTGCTCCGACCTGGGCCGGGTCACCGCCCGCTGGAGCGGACGGCCCGACTCGGTGTGGCGCAAGCGCATCGCCCGGCACATCCGCGACTGCGCCCGCTGCGACGGCGACGCCGTCCCCGGCGAGGTCGTCGTCCCCGCCGAACGCCTCCTCGTCGGCCTCGCCCTGGTGCCTGTCCCCGTCGGCTTCACCCTGTCGCTGGCGTTCGGCGGGAAGACCGCCGCGGCCGCGACCGTCGCGACCGCCTCGGCGGGCTGGTCCGCCAAGGTGCTCGGCGTCCTCACCAAGCCCGCGGTCGCGGTGACCGCGGGCGCGACGATGGTCGCCGGGGGCGCGTACGTGGTCACACAGCCCCCGGGCGAACGGCACCCGCAGGTCGCGCCGACCGCGCTGAGCACGGCCCGCGCGCCGGTGGCCGCCGCGCCCCGCGCTCCCGCGCCCACCGCGTCACGGTCGGCCTCGCCGCCCCCGTCCCTCTCGGCCTCCCCGTCCGCGACAGAGAAGGCCGATCCGTACGGCACCGTCGTCGACGCGGTGGACCGGGCGCCGGACCCGGACACCCCGCCCGCCGCCCTCCCGCGCCGGCCCGAGTCCGGCATCACCAGCAGCGGTGGCCCGCGGACCGTGATGAACCACCGCGGCGAGCGCGTGACCTTCACGGGCGAGGGCTATGTCCTCGTCCGCTGGCAGATCTCGCCCCAGTACCGGCCGGGCGGCCTGGTCATGCCGTCCTGGACGGGCCTGAAGGGAAGGCTCTTCCACGTGGCCTCGGGCGGCGGCCGCCGGATGGACGACCCGGTCTCCGCCGACGGCCGGACCTCCGGCATGGGCGGCCCCGCCACCGGATACACCGTCCTGCCCGACGGCACCCAGCAGATGTGGCAGAACGAGTTCTTCTACCTCGACGGCACCGTCACCGTCACCCAGAACGAACGCGGTGCCGACTACGGCATCACCGTCGCCCCTTCCACCTGGACCGCCGTCACCGAGGACCTCGCCCACGGCCCCGACCGCGGCGCCATTCGTTACGGCCTCGTCCGCGACAACGGCAAGGACTCGGCCCCGGTACCGCAGTACGTCACCCGGGAGGAGCCGCAGGACCCGGCGACGGTGGCGCAGCGGTCGCGGGTGTAG
- a CDS encoding glycerophosphodiester phosphodiesterase has translation MRTLTAVAHRGAPYRHRENTLDSLRAGLELGADAVEFDVRTTRDGVPVLLHDATLKRLWEVERPLSALSAAELRGLTADGVPTLADALLTTKDSRVLVDLPGAVDRRAVRQVLDVVGEYDAEDRVYYSADPPTLLALRAAAPAAELALTWKTLAPPRPALLAAIRPRWLNYRFGLVTRPLTDRVHRDGYLLSAWTPDTRRSMRRLMDLGVDSITTNRVDALCELRPHGR, from the coding sequence ATGCGCACCCTGACAGCCGTCGCCCACCGCGGCGCCCCCTACCGCCACCGCGAGAACACGCTCGACTCCCTGCGAGCCGGGCTCGAACTGGGCGCGGACGCCGTCGAGTTCGACGTGCGCACGACCCGCGACGGTGTTCCCGTCCTGCTCCACGACGCGACGCTGAAGCGGCTGTGGGAGGTGGAACGGCCGCTGTCCGCACTCTCCGCCGCGGAGCTGCGCGGGCTGACGGCCGACGGGGTACCCACGCTGGCCGACGCGCTGCTCACCACCAAGGACAGCCGGGTGCTGGTGGACCTGCCGGGCGCGGTGGACCGCCGGGCGGTACGTCAGGTCCTCGACGTCGTAGGGGAGTACGACGCCGAGGACCGGGTCTACTACAGCGCCGACCCGCCCACCCTGCTGGCCCTCCGCGCCGCCGCCCCCGCCGCCGAACTGGCCCTCACCTGGAAGACCCTCGCTCCACCCCGCCCCGCCCTCCTCGCCGCGATCCGCCCCCGCTGGCTCAACTACCGCTTCGGCCTCGTCACCCGCCCCCTGACGGACCGTGTCCACCGGGACGGCTACCTCCTGTCCGCATGGACCCCCGACACCCGGCGCTCCATGCGCCGTCTGATGGACCTGGGCGTCGACTCGATCACCACCAACCGGGTCGACGCGCTGTGCGAGCTGCGGCCGCACGGGCGCTGA
- a CDS encoding DUF4190 domain-containing protein, with amino-acid sequence MPSAAAPDPFAPPAPDAPYPPHATYPPHGSYPPRASYPPPAVGVPHAAVPPPPFGPEGPGPVPYGYPPQYQAAYPGDHAHPGMGYPAPVAGYAWPATAPPSNGMGIAAMVLGICAAALFCLWPLAILLGVMAVIFGSIGRVKARRGEATNPGHALAGIICGVAGILLGIGFIVLLVVAPGSADTDSDTDPFDDGYSTSLSLSL; translated from the coding sequence GTGCCCTCCGCTGCGGCCCCCGACCCGTTCGCCCCGCCCGCGCCCGACGCGCCCTACCCGCCTCATGCGACCTACCCGCCCCACGGGTCCTACCCGCCTCGCGCGTCGTACCCGCCGCCCGCGGTCGGTGTGCCCCACGCCGCCGTCCCGCCCCCGCCTTTCGGCCCCGAGGGGCCCGGGCCGGTGCCGTACGGCTACCCGCCGCAGTACCAGGCGGCGTACCCGGGCGACCACGCGCACCCCGGCATGGGGTACCCCGCTCCCGTCGCGGGCTACGCCTGGCCCGCGACGGCGCCGCCGAGCAACGGGATGGGCATCGCGGCGATGGTGCTCGGCATCTGTGCAGCCGCGCTGTTCTGCCTGTGGCCGCTGGCGATCCTGCTCGGGGTCATGGCCGTGATCTTCGGATCCATCGGCCGCGTCAAGGCCCGCCGGGGCGAGGCGACCAATCCCGGGCACGCCCTGGCCGGGATCATCTGCGGAGTGGCCGGCATCCTGCTGGGCATCGGCTTCATCGTCCTGCTCGTCGTGGCGCCCGGCAGCGCAGACACCGACTCGGACACCGACCCCTTCGACGACGGCTACTCCACCTCTCTCTCGCTCTCGCTCTAG
- a CDS encoding NADAR family protein → MEKIDSWETLTEAVRAGARIKYLHFWGHRPRPDGRIGASCLSQWWPSPFTVDGVEYATAEHWMMASKARLFGDAEAERRAVAAAGPAQAKKIGRLVRGFDDALWERERFAIVAEGSFHKFAAHPDLRAFLLGTHNRVLVEASPLDRVWGIGLAADDERAMDPARWRGPNLLGFALMAARERLLSGVDA, encoded by the coding sequence ATGGAGAAGATCGATTCCTGGGAGACGCTGACGGAAGCGGTCCGCGCGGGGGCGAGGATCAAGTACCTGCACTTCTGGGGACACCGGCCGCGGCCCGACGGCCGGATCGGCGCGAGCTGTCTGAGTCAGTGGTGGCCCTCGCCGTTCACGGTGGACGGCGTGGAGTACGCCACGGCCGAGCACTGGATGATGGCGTCGAAGGCCCGGCTGTTCGGGGACGCGGAGGCGGAGCGCAGAGCCGTGGCCGCGGCGGGCCCCGCGCAGGCCAAGAAGATCGGGCGGCTCGTCCGCGGCTTCGACGACGCCCTGTGGGAGCGGGAGCGCTTCGCGATCGTCGCCGAGGGCAGCTTCCACAAGTTCGCCGCCCACCCCGACCTGCGGGCCTTCCTTCTCGGCACGCACAACCGCGTCCTCGTCGAAGCGAGCCCCCTCGACCGCGTCTGGGGCATCGGCCTCGCGGCGGACGACGAACGCGCCATGGACCCCGCCCGGTGGCGGGGCCCCAACCTGCTGGGCTTCGCGCTGATGGCGGCCCGTGAGCGGCTGCTGAGCGGGGTCGACGCCTGA